Part of the Deinococcus cellulosilyticus NBRC 106333 = KACC 11606 genome is shown below.
GTTTCCCGCCATTTCCATGCTGGCGAATGAGCTTCTGGACCAGGAAGGCCTCGGTGTGGTAGTCCTTGAAACTGTGGATGGCGTCATAGAACTCGGCAGTCTTGGAATACATCCGTTTCAGTCTACCCTGAGTCTCTGCAGGCGTGGTGTCCCTGAGGAATTCACCTGCAGGACAGCATACAGACTGCCCTGAGCAGCAGCGTTCTCATACCTGCGGGCCATGCCCTTCTGCACATAAAACGACTCGATCCCGTAAAGAATCTGACCCCACTGGACCCTGCCTTTGAGGTACACGCCTCCCTCTGGGGGTTGATTCAGGAATTCTGCAGCCTGATAAATTCCCTTTGAGTCAGGTTGAAGCCTCACATACACCGTCTCTCCGTTCTGAGGGTTCCAGTCCGGCAGACGGCTGAAGGGGTAACTGAGCCGCACGTACTCTCCCCGGTAAGGGTCCCATGGGTCCAGCGGAACCACCTTCACCAGGATGCTCTGGGCATTCAGGAAAGGAAGGGTGGCCAGGCCCAGCAACATCAGCAGGATCAGGGTCTGTACAGCGAGTGCAATCCACTTCATGAACTTTTTCTCCTTCTCCAGTAGAGGGCAAGTGCAATGAAAATGGCAGACACCACCAGCATCATCAGAATCCACCCTCCATCCCCGAAGGGTTCAAGGTACCCGTAAGATCGGTACAGCAGGGTCAGCACCAGGGTGATGGCCCCGAGGGAGAACATCCACCCGAGGTCCTCCTGAATGCCCCGCACCGTCAGGTGGTACCCCAGAAGCAGGGTGAACACCAGGCTCAGGATCACGGTGCCATCCCTTCCCAGCAACCCATAGAGTGGGGTCAAAAGCAGGAGCAGAACAGGCAGAGTGTACCTGCTCCACGGCACAGCAGCAGGACGGGACCACACCACATAAGCCAGAGGAAGCAAAATCAGCACCCCATGCAAAGTCCAGCCGATTGCAGTCTGACCCCGCATGTCAGACACGGTTCCCATCAGGGTGGTCATGATGATCAGAACCGACCAGCCCAGCACCCTGAAGATGCTCGGGCGCAGGTTCTCACCCAGGAGCAGGAGTCCTGCACCCAGCGGAAGCAGCAGGGCATACTGGCCCAGAGTGGCCAGTCCCCAGTACATCCAGTAGACCAGGGCCACCATCAGCCCATTGAAAAGACCTGGGGCGGGTTTTCGGTGGGCCCACACCACACTGGGGATCAGCAGCAGGCCACCCAGCAGGACAGCTGGAGTCTGACCAGAATCCCCGTAATAGAACATCGCTGCAAAAATTCCGATCAGCAGGAAGTGGTTGAGGGAGGACCGGGCCTGGAGCAGCGTGAACAGAATGCCCAGCATCCACAACAACTGCCCGATGGAGGTGTCCATGGACATCTGAAACGTCTGGGCGATCACCCAGATGCCTGCACCCATCACCAGGTTGGCCAGCAGCGACCACACGTCAGACATGACCCCACTGGAACGGGCAGCAAGGATGTGACTGGCCCCAAGCCCCAAGAGCACCAGCAGCACACGCACCGCAGCCGGGACCACCGCCCAGTTGAAGGCCACCACTGCAAGAATGGCCGCACCCAGAAACAGCATTCCAAACGTCCACAAGACCACAAACACCCTGGACTGTCTGGCACTCTGCATTTCTGCTTCCTGAGGGTAAAGGTCCAGAATGGCCCTGGCCTGTTCTCCCTGCAGGATGTCTTTTTCCTGCCACACCCTGAGTTCAGCCAGCAACCACTGGCGTTGCGCTGTGGACAGGGGGCGCTTCACACCAGTTCCAGCCCTTTCGGGCGGTAGGCCACCGCTTCTGCAACGTGCACCTGCCGGATGTCTTCGCTGCCTGCGAGGTCTGCGATGGTGCGGGCCACCCTGAGCAGCCTGTCATATCCCCTTCCGGTGAGGGAAAGCTGCTGGCTGACTGCAGTCAGGAAAGAGGCAGCATCGCTGCTGAGCTGGGTGACTTCACGGAGTTTCTGACCCACCAGAACAGCGTTCCTCATGCCCTGTCTCTGCTGCATGGAATTTCGGGCCTTTGCAATCCGTTCACGCACCACGCTGCTCTTTTCGCCTTCTGGAGCACGGTTGAGCTCTTCCACCGTCAATCTGGGGACCGTCACCACCAGATCGATGCGGTCCAGCAGGGGTCCAGAAATGCGGGACACGTATCTGGAGCGCTCTGCTGGCGTGCAGGTGCAGGGTTTTTCGGTGTCCCCCAGCCATCCGCAGGGGCAGGGGTTCATGGCAGCAATGAGCTGGAACCGGGCAGGATAAGTGACGCTGGCCCTGGCACGGGAAATCTGTACAATGCCATCTTCAAGGGGTTGCCTGAGCGTTTCCAGGCTTTTGCGGTTGAACTCCGGGAACTCGTCCAGAAAGAGGATGCCGTAATGGGCGAGGCTGACCTCTCCGGGTTTGGGGATGCTTCCGCCCCCAATCAGTCCTGCATCACTGACCGTGTGGTGAGGGGCCCGGAAGGGAGGCCGGGTGATGAGGCCTCTGGCCCCGAGTTGCCCTGCTGCGCTGTGGATGCGGGTCACTTCCAGGGCTTCCTCGTCGGTCAGCGCTGGAAGCAGGCTTGCAGACCTTCGGGAAAGCATGGTTTTTCCGCTGCCCGGACTGCCCATCATCAGGAGGTTGTGCCCCCCGGCAATGGCAATTTCCAGGGTGCGTTTGGCCTGGGTCTGGCCCTTGATGTCACTGAGGCACAAGAGCGTCTGTTCATCCTGTTCGGGAACAGGTCTGGGGCTGAGGGGCAGGGGTCGGGTGCCGTTCAGGTGGTTTAAGGCTTCCAGGAGCGTGTTGGCCCCGTACACCTCCACCCCTTCAATCAAAGCAGCCTCACCTGCGTTGAGGAAGGGCACCAGCACTTTCTTCTGCAGGGTTCTCGCCATCAGGGCCATGTTGATCATGCCGGGAACGGCCCTGAGGCTTCCATCCAGGGCGAGTTCTCCGGCCACCACATATTCCGAAAGGACCTGCTGTGGGATCATCCCCTGGGCCACCAGCAGACCCAGGGCCATTGGGAGGTCAAAAAGGGGACCTTCTTTGCGCAAATCGGCAGGGGCAAGATTGACGGTGATGCGTGAAATGGGAAATGGGAGACCGCTGTTGCGCAGTGCAGCACGCACCCGCTCTCTGGATTCAGAAACGGCCTGATCGGGCAGACCCACCAGGTTGAAAGCAGGGAGACCAGAGGCCACATCCACCTCCACCGTCACGGGAACAGCGTCCACACCCATCAGAGATACACTCAAAATCTGGCTCAACATGCCCACATTGTACGGGCGTCTTTCAGCGGAATGCGGTGAGCGTGCCGTCCATGAAAGCCACGTACAGGGTCGAATCGGTGAGCAGGGGGGTCGCCTGAATGCCACTTGGCGTCTTGACCTTCCAGACAACATCTCCGGTTTTTTCGTTTAGGGCAAGCAGATCTCCGTCTTCACTCGCGACGTAAACCACCCCTGAAGAGACCACCGGACTGGCGGTGATTCGGGAACCCACCTGACAGGTCCATAAGTCATCGCCCGTGTGCAAATCCAGGGCATACAACTGACCTGCCCAGGACCCCATGTACACCCTGCCCTGGTGCACGGCAGGGCTGCACCAGACCTCCCCTTCGAGGTCGTACGTCCATTCCAGCACGTCTTGTGGGTCAGGCATGTAGCGTCCGTTGTTGAGGGTGAGTTTCAGGGCGTGGAGTTCCCCTTCCCAGGTGGGAATCAGCAGCATCAGTTGCTCTCTGGAGATGGGCGCAGCAACAGGTGTGGCATGCACGCTGCTGAGCTGCAGCTTCCAGAGGGATTTTCCACTTGCAGCATCAAGACCATAGACCCAGCCCTCCTCGTCTGCCAGCATGATGGTGCTTGCCCAGATCACCGGACTGCCGGCCAGAGGAGACTGGGTTTTGAAAGCCCATTTCATCACTCCGGTTTTCTCGTGCAGGGCGTGCAGATGGCCGTCTCTGGCCGCCACAAAGTACAGTTCACCAAAGCGGGTGGGGGCTGTGGTGATCTCACTTCTGGCCTGGTGCCTCCAGTGTTCCACTCCGGTGCGCACATCCACCGAGCGCACCACCCCATCCCACGAACCGTAGACCAGACGGTCTCCTTCCAGGGTCACAGGAGCAGTGACTTCATCTCTGGCACCATATTCGGCATGTTTGCGGCCTGTGTGCTCATAGACCGCCACTGTTCCCTTGCGGGTTCCGACCGCCACAAAATCCCTGTCTCCGATCACCGCAGAGGGCCAGGACACATCGGTTCCGAGGCGCACCGACCAGATGGATTTGAGGGGGCGTGTAAAGGTGGGGCCTCCAGGGTGGTAGCCCGTACGGGCCAGACCTCCTCTGTACTGACCAGGAATGGTGTTGCGCAGCAGGTTTTCTCTGGCTTCCTCAATCACAGCAATGGCCCCCGCACCACTCATGGGGCGGTTTTTGGGATCTTTCTCCAGAAACTTGAGCACCGCTTCTGCCAGGGGCTCTGGAACAGCAGGATTGATCTCTGTGGGATGCCTGGGAGGCTCGTACACATGCTGGTAAAGCACCGCCTGATCGTTGTCCCCTTCAAAAGGCACCTGCCCGGTGAGGGCACGGTACATCACTGCACCAAAAGCATAGATGTCACTGTGGGGCCCGACCATCCCCCCTCTCGCCTGCTCTGGAGCCATGTAGTGCGGGGTGCCCAGCGTGTACCCTGTGCGAGTCAGGTCCCGGGTCACGTCCTGTGAGGCGTACACCAGTCCGAAGTCCATGATGCGCGGCAGACCATCGGGGCCAAAAAGGATGTTGTGCGGGGTGAGGTCCCGGTGGATCATGCCCTTCTCGTGCATGTATTCCAGACCGTACAGCACCGCACGTGACACCCTGAAAAACCGCTCGAAGGATTCAGGGGTCGCTTCCAGAGGCCCCACCTCATGAAAAGCCCCTCCATTCAGGAGTTGCATGGTGAAAAACAGCCGTCTGTCCTCGGTGTGCCCCAGGTCATAGATGGACACCACATTCGGATGGGTGAGTCTGGCCAGGGTGCGAATCTCCCTTTCGAAACGGTGACGGTCTGCGGGAATCACATAATCATGCAACACCTTGACGGCCACCTCACGCCCGAGGTGGTGGTCCAGGGCACGGTACACCAGGGCACTGCCACCCTCTCCGATGCAGGCCTGCAATTGGTAGCGGTCAGGGAGGTGAATCGACTCCACCCCAACACTATATAAAAAGAACACCAGAAGGTGCCTTTCTCTCAGCATGCCTTCAGCTGAAAATCATTTCCACACGTCAACTGCTGCAACAGGTCTGCTGTCCATTCGCCAACCCAGGATGATTTCTCCATGACACAGACAGGCCACAATGACTGAACTTCACACTGCATATGCATTCCATTGACCCGCTCCAGCAGCGGGTTTATTGCTGCTTCCCGACCAGAGAAAATCCTGACAATCCCATGCTGAAATCCTCCCTGAGGTTCAAACATGAAGACACCCCTGATCACCCTCAGCATTCTGGCCTTCAGCAGCGCATTTGCAGCCCGGCATTCTTTCATTGCCATTGGGGACATGCCTTATGGAGGCAAGCCTGAGGATTATGCCAAATTCCAGCGTCTGATTGACCGCATCAACCAGATCCAGCCTGCCTTCACCGTGCACATTGGAGACATCAAGAGTGGCTCCACCCCCTGCACCGATGAGGAACTGCTCAAAGTGAAAGGCATGCTGAACAGCATCTCCCCTGTCCTGGTCTACACCCCAGGTGACAACGAGTGGACCGACTGCCACCGTGAAAAAGCAGGCAAATACAACCCGCTGGAACGCCTGGAGTTCCTGCGCAAGAATTACTTCCAGAACGGCATGAGCCTGGGAAAAACCCCCGTCAAACTGGAAAGCCAGTCTGAGAACACTGCTTTTGCAAAATTCGTGGAGAACACCCGCTGGGACAGAGACGGCATCCAGTATGCCACCCTTCATGTGATTGGCAGCGACAACAACCTGCAACGCAATCTGGAAGCTGCACAGGAGTACTTTGAGCGCAATGCAGCCAACCTCGCCTGGCTGAAAGGCACCTTCCAGAAGGCCACCAGCACAGGTGCGAAAGCCGTGGTCCTGTTCATGCAGGCCGACATGATCAACACTGTGAGCCCAGGCTTTGCAGACACTCTGGCCACCCTGAAAAGCGAAGCCGCTGCCTTCAAGAAACCTGTGCTGCTCGTGCACGGCGACTCCCACATCTTCATCATTGACCGCCCCTTCAACACCGATGCAGACAACAGCGTGCCCCATCTGACCCGACTGGAGGTGCCTGGAGATGGCCGTGTTTACGGCATTCAGGTGAACGTAGACACCGAAGATGCTTCTGTTTTCAGTTTCAAACCTGTGGTGGTGCCAGAGAACCAGTGAGAGCGCAGAAGGCCAAAGGCAGAAGGCAGAAGGCTCAAAACTTTGATCTGAAACCACATTCCAGAGAAATCAAAAAGCAGGTGATTTCATGGAGTGATAAACCACCCGAGATTTTGCTCAGCCCAGAAAAAAATGTCCTCAGGATAAAACCTGAGGGCATTTGTCCATCTTCAACTTGAGGAAACAAAGTGCTTTTGAGCTCAGCCTTCTGCCCCTTAAGGCAGGGGGAACTTGCTGGCAAACGCGTGCACTTCGGTCTGAACGTCTTCGCCCTTGAAGGTGCGGTCAATCAGGGAGGCAATGGTGGCCATGTCCGACTCCTTCATGCCACGGGTGGTGACTGCAGGGGTCCCGATGCGGATGCCGCCTCCGTGCAGGATTTTTTCGGTGTCATAAGGGAGGGTGGACTTGGAGATGGTGATGTGGTTGGCATCCAGCAGTTTGGTGGCTTTGGTGCCGTTGATGCCCTGGGGACGCAGGTCGAGCACGAACAGGTGGTTGTCGGTGCCACCACTGACCACACGGTAACCCAGTTTCACGAATTCATTTGCGAGGGCCTGAGCATTCTTGATGATCTGGGCTGCGTAGTCTTTGAATTCGGGTTGCAGGGCTTCATAGAAGGCCACAGCTTTGGCAGCAATGACGTGCTCCAGAGGACCACCCTGATAACCAGGGAACACAGCACGGTCAATTTTGGCTCCGAGTTCGGCGTCACGGCTGAAGATCACGCCACCACGGGGACCCCGCAGGGTTTTGTGGGTGGTGCTGGTGACCACGTGGGCGTAGGGGACGGGGTTGGGGTGCAGGCCCGCAGCAACCAGACCGGCGATGTGGGCGATGTCGCAGAACAGGTAGGCTCCGACTTCTTCGGCGATCTTGCCGAAAGCTTCAAAGTCGATGATGCGGGAGTAGGCACTGGCCCCGGCGATGATCATCTTGGGTTTGTGCTCCAGGGCAAGGCGGCGCACTTCTTCCATGTCGATCAGTTCGGTGTTGGGGTCCACCTTGTAGGCGACCATGTTGTAACTGATGCCGGAGAAGTTGGCCTTGTTGCCGTGGGTGAGGTGCCCACCGTGGGAGAGGTCCATGCCCAGCACGGTGTCCCCTTCTTGCAGCAGGGCCTTGTACACGGCGAGGTTGGCACTGGAACCGGAGTGGGGTTGCACGTTGGCCCAGGCTGCGCCGAAGAGTTCTTTGATGCGGTCAATGGCGAGTTGCTCGACCTGGTCGACCACTTCGCAGCCACCGTACCAGCGTTTGCCGGGGTAGCCTTCGGCGTATTTGTTGGTCAGGACGCTTCCGGCAGCTTCTCTGACATCAGAGGAAACAAAGTTCTCGGAAGCGATGAGTTCCAGTCCGTGGATCTGTCTCTGACGTTCCTGCTCGATGAGTTCAAAAATCTTCAGGTCTCTTACGGTGGTCTGCGTCATGTTTCAATGCTAACATGAAATAATCGTATAATCGTATACCGTCTAGACCTCACAATGGCTGTTATCGCCAAAAACCTGCACCACAGCGTGAATGTTACGCTTTCTTCAAAACGTCA
Proteins encoded:
- a CDS encoding GDYXXLXY domain-containing protein; the encoded protein is MKWIALAVQTLILLMLLGLATLPFLNAQSILVKVVPLDPWDPYRGEYVRLSYPFSRLPDWNPQNGETVYVRLQPDSKGIYQAAEFLNQPPEGGVYLKGRVQWGQILYGIESFYVQKGMARRYENAAAQGSLYAVLQVNSSGTPRLQRLRVD
- a CDS encoding DUF2157 domain-containing protein; translated protein: MKRPLSTAQRQWLLAELRVWQEKDILQGEQARAILDLYPQEAEMQSARQSRVFVVLWTFGMLFLGAAILAVVAFNWAVVPAAVRVLLVLLGLGASHILAARSSGVMSDVWSLLANLVMGAGIWVIAQTFQMSMDTSIGQLLWMLGILFTLLQARSSLNHFLLIGIFAAMFYYGDSGQTPAVLLGGLLLIPSVVWAHRKPAPGLFNGLMVALVYWMYWGLATLGQYALLLPLGAGLLLLGENLRPSIFRVLGWSVLIIMTTLMGTVSDMRGQTAIGWTLHGVLILLPLAYVVWSRPAAVPWSRYTLPVLLLLLTPLYGLLGRDGTVILSLVFTLLLGYHLTVRGIQEDLGWMFSLGAITLVLTLLYRSYGYLEPFGDGGWILMMLVVSAIFIALALYWRRRKSS
- a CDS encoding YifB family Mg chelatase-like AAA ATPase codes for the protein MLSQILSVSLMGVDAVPVTVEVDVASGLPAFNLVGLPDQAVSESRERVRAALRNSGLPFPISRITVNLAPADLRKEGPLFDLPMALGLLVAQGMIPQQVLSEYVVAGELALDGSLRAVPGMINMALMARTLQKKVLVPFLNAGEAALIEGVEVYGANTLLEALNHLNGTRPLPLSPRPVPEQDEQTLLCLSDIKGQTQAKRTLEIAIAGGHNLLMMGSPGSGKTMLSRRSASLLPALTDEEALEVTRIHSAAGQLGARGLITRPPFRAPHHTVSDAGLIGGGSIPKPGEVSLAHYGILFLDEFPEFNRKSLETLRQPLEDGIVQISRARASVTYPARFQLIAAMNPCPCGWLGDTEKPCTCTPAERSRYVSRISGPLLDRIDLVVTVPRLTVEELNRAPEGEKSSVVRERIAKARNSMQQRQGMRNAVLVGQKLREVTQLSSDAASFLTAVSQQLSLTGRGYDRLLRVARTIADLAGSEDIRQVHVAEAVAYRPKGLELV
- a CDS encoding protein kinase domain-containing protein — protein: MLRERHLLVFFLYSVGVESIHLPDRYQLQACIGEGGSALVYRALDHHLGREVAVKVLHDYVIPADRHRFEREIRTLARLTHPNVVSIYDLGHTEDRRLFFTMQLLNGGAFHEVGPLEATPESFERFFRVSRAVLYGLEYMHEKGMIHRDLTPHNILFGPDGLPRIMDFGLVYASQDVTRDLTRTGYTLGTPHYMAPEQARGGMVGPHSDIYAFGAVMYRALTGQVPFEGDNDQAVLYQHVYEPPRHPTEINPAVPEPLAEAVLKFLEKDPKNRPMSGAGAIAVIEEARENLLRNTIPGQYRGGLARTGYHPGGPTFTRPLKSIWSVRLGTDVSWPSAVIGDRDFVAVGTRKGTVAVYEHTGRKHAEYGARDEVTAPVTLEGDRLVYGSWDGVVRSVDVRTGVEHWRHQARSEITTAPTRFGELYFVAARDGHLHALHEKTGVMKWAFKTQSPLAGSPVIWASTIMLADEEGWVYGLDAASGKSLWKLQLSSVHATPVAAPISREQLMLLIPTWEGELHALKLTLNNGRYMPDPQDVLEWTYDLEGEVWCSPAVHQGRVYMGSWAGQLYALDLHTGDDLWTCQVGSRITASPVVSSGVVYVASEDGDLLALNEKTGDVVWKVKTPSGIQATPLLTDSTLYVAFMDGTLTAFR
- the glyA gene encoding serine hydroxymethyltransferase gives rise to the protein MTQTTVRDLKIFELIEQERQRQIHGLELIASENFVSSDVREAAGSVLTNKYAEGYPGKRWYGGCEVVDQVEQLAIDRIKELFGAAWANVQPHSGSSANLAVYKALLQEGDTVLGMDLSHGGHLTHGNKANFSGISYNMVAYKVDPNTELIDMEEVRRLALEHKPKMIIAGASAYSRIIDFEAFGKIAEEVGAYLFCDIAHIAGLVAAGLHPNPVPYAHVVTSTTHKTLRGPRGGVIFSRDAELGAKIDRAVFPGYQGGPLEHVIAAKAVAFYEALQPEFKDYAAQIIKNAQALANEFVKLGYRVVSGGTDNHLFVLDLRPQGINGTKATKLLDANHITISKSTLPYDTEKILHGGGIRIGTPAVTTRGMKESDMATIASLIDRTFKGEDVQTEVHAFASKFPLP